A window of Cellulosimicrobium protaetiae genomic DNA:
AGGTAGAACTCTGGTCCCGCGAGGTAGAACCGTGCCTGGCCGAAGTAGAACCCTGGTCCGCCGAGGTAGAACCGTGGTCGTGCGCGACGGCGTCCGCTCACCTGTCGTGGTCGGGTCGTCAGGGGCGGTCGGGTCACCCAGGAGGCACGACGCCCAGCCCCGCGACAGCGACGCGCGACGGTGCGGAACACCAGGGTCCGCAAAGGGTGGGCCGCGAGACCAACCCAGCCCCGCGGGCTCGTATGCCGAGGCGAGCACAGACCAGGGTGAGACGACGCCGGGCGGGGTGGGTGGTGGTGCCGCGTCGTGGCGGGCCTGGCGGGAGCGACGCGAGGAACGAGCGGCGCGGATGGTAGACGCGGCACCACCACCCACCCCGCCCACCCAACGCAACCACACGCCGTCGGGCAGGAAGCAACCACGGTTCTACCTCGACCGACCAGAGTTCTACCTCGGCGGACCAGCGTTCTACCTCGGGTGACCAGGGTTCTACTTCGGCGGACTGCGGTTCTACCTCGCCGGGGCGCGGGTGGGTTCCTAGAGTGGGGGCATGACTGGGCAGACCTCGCGCACGGACCCCGGACCCGACCTCAAGCCTCGTTCCCGCCAGGTCACGGACGGTCTGGAGGCGACGGCGTCGCGCGGGATGCTGCGCGCCGTCGGCATGGGCGACGAGGACTTCGCCAAGCCGCAGATCGGCATCGCGAGCTCGTGGAACGAGATCACGCCGTGCAACCTGTCGCTCGACCGGCTCGCGCAGGGCGCCAAGGAGGGCGTGCACGCGGGCGGCGGGTACCCGCTGCAGTTCGGGACGATCTCCGTCTCCGACGGCATCTCGATGGGCCACGAGGGGATGCACTTCTCGCTCGTGAGCCGCGACATCATCGCGGACTCGGTCGAGACGGTCGTCCAGGCGGAGCGCCTCGACGGGACCGTGCTGCTCGCCGGGTGCGACAAGTCCCTCCCCGGGATGCTCATGGCGGCCGCGCGGCTGGACCTGGCGAGCGTGTTCCTCTACGCGGGCTCGATCATGCCGGGCTGGGTCAAGCTCTCCGACGGCACGGAGAAGGACGTCACGCTCATCGACGCGTTCGAGGCGGTCGGCGCGTGCGCGCGCGGGCTCATGAGCCGCGAGGACGTGGACCGCATCGAGCGCGCCATCTGCCCCGGCGAGGGCGCGTGCGGCGGCATGTACACGGCGAACACGATGGCGTCGGTCGCGGAGGCGATGGGCATGTCGCTGCCGGGGTCGGCGGCGCCGCCGTCGGCGGACCGGCGTCGGGACGCGTTCGCGCACCGCTCGGGCGAGGCGGTGGTCAACCTGTTGCGGCTCGGGATCACCGCGCGCGACATCATGACCAAGGAGGCGTTCGAGAACGCTATCGCCGTCGTCATGGCGTTCGGCGGGTCGACCAACGCGGTGCTGCACCTGCTGGCCATCGCGCACGAGGCCGAGGTCGACCTCACGCTCGCCGACTTCGACCGCGTCGCGAGCCGCGTGCCGCACCTCGGCGACCTCAAGCCGTTCGGCCGCTACGTGATGAACGACGTGGACCGCATCGGCGGCGTGCCCGTCGTCATGAAGGCCCTGCTCGACGCCGGGCTGCTGCACGGCGACGCGCTCACCGTCACGGGCCGCACGGTCGCGGAGAACCTCGCCGACATCGACCCGCCCGACCCGGACGGCAAGATCCTGCGCGCGCTGGACAACCCCATCCACCACACGGGCGGCATCACGATCCTGCACGGGTCGCTCGCGCCCGAGGGTGCCGTCGTGAAGTCCGCCGGGTTCGACGAGGACGTGTTCGAGGGGACGGCCCGGGTCTTCGAGCGCGAGCGCGCGGCGCTCGACGCCCTGGAGGACGGGACGATCACGGACGGCGACGTCGTCGTCATCCGGTACGAGGGGCCCAAGGGCGGGCCCGGCATGCGCGAGATGCTCGCCATCACCGGTGCGATCAAGGGCGCGGGCCTCGGCAAGACCGTCCTGCTGCTCACCGACGGGCGCTTCTCGGGTGGGACGACCGGGCTGTGCGTGGGTCACGTCGCGCCCGAGGCGGTCGACGGCGGCCCCATCGCGTTCGTGCGCGACGGCGACCCGATCCGGCTCGACGTCGCGAACAAGACCCTCGACCTCCTCGTCGACGCCGACACGCTCGAGGCACGGCGTGACGGGTGGGCTCCGCTGCCCCCGACGTTCACGCGCGGCGTGCTCGCGAAGTACGCGAAGCTCGTCCAGTCCGCGTCGCGCGGCGCGATCCTCGAGTGACCCCGGGGCGCGCGGGCGGGGGAGGCGCGCACTAGCGTGGTGTCACACCTCGCCGCAGCGACGCCGACCCGGAGGACCGCCATGACCGAGACCGCCGACGACCGCATCACCGCTCGGCAGTTCCACGACAGCGACGGCGTCGAGGACTGGCGGGTCATCCTCGGCACGGTGCAGACGCTGTTCCGCACGGGGTCGTTCACCGCCGGGGTGGAGCTGGTCGACGCGATCGGCGAGCTCGCCGAGGCCGCGAACCACCACCCGGACGTGGACCTGCGCTACGCCACCGTGACGGTGCGGCTGTCGTCGCACGACGTCGGTGGCGTGAGCGCGCGCGACGTCGCGCTCGCGCGGCAGATCTCCGCCGCGGCGCGCGAGCTCGACCTCGTCGCGGACCCGACGGCGGTGCAGGACCTTGAGATCGCGATCGACACGCTCGTCGGCTCGGCGGTCCAGCCGTTCTGGCGCGCCGTCCTCGGGTTCGACGAGGGCTCCCCGGAGGTGCCCGCGCCCGATCTCCACGACCCGACGACCCACGCCCCGGCGTTCTGGTTCCAGCAGATGGACGCGCCGCGGGAGCAGCGCAACCGCATCCACGTGGACGTGACGGTCCCGCACGACGTCGCCGAGGCGCGCGTCACCGCGGCCATCGCCGCGGGCGGGCACCTCGTCTCCGACCGTCGCGCGCCGGCCTTCTGGGTCCTGGCCGACGCCGAGGGCAACGAGGCGTGCGTGTGCACCTGGCAGTCGCGCGACTGACGCGCGCGCGAGGAGGCTCCCGCTCGGACGGTGGTGACCTCCTCGGGCGGCCCGCTCAGGCCCGAGCGACGACGAGCTCGTCGTAGCCAGGCACCAGCACGCGGCGCTTCGCTCGGCGCGACACGACACGCAGGGGCGCGCCGTCGTCGAACAGGGTGTGCAGCAGCGCGGCGATCTCGGCGCGTGCGAGAGCCGCCCCGAGGCACAGGTGGCGGCCGGCGCCGAACCAGAGCTGGCGGGTCTCGCGCACGTAGGGGCGGTCGGCCCGGAACGGCCCCGCAGCGACGTTCGCGGCCCACGTGAGGATCATGACCCGCTCGCCGGCGCGCAGCATGCGGCCCGCGACCTCGACGTCCGCGGAGACCCCGCGCCCGATGACCGACGCCGGGCTGGTCACGCGCAGGCCCTCGCGCACGGCGTTCTCCACGGCGTCGGGCTCGCCCGCGGCTCGCTCGACGGGGTGCGCGCGCTCGTCGGCCATGAGCCGCAGCAGGCGGTGCTGCTCACCCGTGTCGACGAGGAGCGCGGTCGTGCGGGCCATCGCGGACGCCGACGTCTCCGTGCCCGCGACCATGAGCAGGCTCGCGAGCCCCGTGGTCTCCTCCAGCCCCAGGCCGAGCTCGCGGCACCGGCCGAGCAGGCGGTCGGCGGGGGCGTGGCGCCACCCGTCGGGTACACCCCGGGTCAGCTCGGCGACGATCGCCTGCGCCGCGCTGACCTGCTCCGCCGACAGGTACGTCGAGCCCGCGCTGCCGAGCGCGATCGACGCGAGGCGCTCGCCGGTCGCGAACGCCGCGAGCGCGTCGTCGTCGCCGGGGACGACGGCGGACCCGCCGTCGGGGGCGGCCGCGCCGCCGAGCGTCGGGATGCCGAGCAGGGAGATCATCATCCGCCCCACGAGCACGCGCGCGAGCCGGCCGACGTCGACCGTGCCGCCCGCCGCGAGGGTCCGCCTCGCGTCGTCGAGCGCCACGGACCATGCGCCGTCGACGAGCGCCGCGGCGCTCGCCTCCGTGAAGAGCTCGCGCGAGCGCGTGCGCAGGTCGTGGTGGCCCGGTCCGTCGAACAGGTCGAGGACCCAGTCGCCGAGGATCTGCGCCCACAGGTGCCCGACCCCGCCCTCGCCGACGATCGTGAAGTGCCGGTGGTCGGTGAGGACGCGGCGCCCGACCGTCGGGTCGGCGGTGACCCAGCCGAGCCCAGGCACCTTGCGCAGTCCGCCGCCCTCGCGCGGTCCGGCGAGCACCCCGCCCGCGAGCAGGACGCCGGCCATCGCGGGCCTTGCGGCGGCGAGCACCTGCAGCTCGCGCCCGGTCGTGGGCAGGGCGCGGCGCCGGCGCGCGGTCTCCGGCGG
This region includes:
- a CDS encoding cytochrome P450, with the protein product MTATTTSPPETARRRRALPTTGRELQVLAAARPAMAGVLLAGGVLAGPREGGGLRKVPGLGWVTADPTVGRRVLTDHRHFTIVGEGGVGHLWAQILGDWVLDLFDGPGHHDLRTRSRELFTEASAAALVDGAWSVALDDARRTLAAGGTVDVGRLARVLVGRMMISLLGIPTLGGAAAPDGGSAVVPGDDDALAAFATGERLASIALGSAGSTYLSAEQVSAAQAIVAELTRGVPDGWRHAPADRLLGRCRELGLGLEETTGLASLLMVAGTETSASAMARTTALLVDTGEQHRLLRLMADERAHPVERAAGEPDAVENAVREGLRVTSPASVIGRGVSADVEVAGRMLRAGERVMILTWAANVAAGPFRADRPYVRETRQLWFGAGRHLCLGAALARAEIAALLHTLFDDGAPLRVVSRRAKRRVLVPGYDELVVARA
- a CDS encoding 4a-hydroxytetrahydrobiopterin dehydratase; this encodes MTETADDRITARQFHDSDGVEDWRVILGTVQTLFRTGSFTAGVELVDAIGELAEAANHHPDVDLRYATVTVRLSSHDVGGVSARDVALARQISAAARELDLVADPTAVQDLEIAIDTLVGSAVQPFWRAVLGFDEGSPEVPAPDLHDPTTHAPAFWFQQMDAPREQRNRIHVDVTVPHDVAEARVTAAIAAGGHLVSDRRAPAFWVLADAEGNEACVCTWQSRD
- the ilvD gene encoding dihydroxy-acid dehydratase, yielding MTGQTSRTDPGPDLKPRSRQVTDGLEATASRGMLRAVGMGDEDFAKPQIGIASSWNEITPCNLSLDRLAQGAKEGVHAGGGYPLQFGTISVSDGISMGHEGMHFSLVSRDIIADSVETVVQAERLDGTVLLAGCDKSLPGMLMAAARLDLASVFLYAGSIMPGWVKLSDGTEKDVTLIDAFEAVGACARGLMSREDVDRIERAICPGEGACGGMYTANTMASVAEAMGMSLPGSAAPPSADRRRDAFAHRSGEAVVNLLRLGITARDIMTKEAFENAIAVVMAFGGSTNAVLHLLAIAHEAEVDLTLADFDRVASRVPHLGDLKPFGRYVMNDVDRIGGVPVVMKALLDAGLLHGDALTVTGRTVAENLADIDPPDPDGKILRALDNPIHHTGGITILHGSLAPEGAVVKSAGFDEDVFEGTARVFERERAALDALEDGTITDGDVVVIRYEGPKGGPGMREMLAITGAIKGAGLGKTVLLLTDGRFSGGTTGLCVGHVAPEAVDGGPIAFVRDGDPIRLDVANKTLDLLVDADTLEARRDGWAPLPPTFTRGVLAKYAKLVQSASRGAILE